A stretch of Blattabacterium cuenoti DNA encodes these proteins:
- a CDS encoding cysteine desulfurase family protein has translation MKRVYLDNAATTPIRNEVIRIMTNILKYSFGNPSSVQHSYGREARSIIEESRIRIAKNIKASPHEIIFTSGGTEANNLVLQSSILDFGVQHILTSKLEHPSVLQTVLGLYKKYKVCINFIQIQKKGILDLNHMEDLLKKNYLKKTLVSLMYANNEIGNLLELDQVIFLCKKYNAYFHSDTIQVIGNFPIHMDKLSLDFATASAHKFYGPKGVGFVFIRKHFLKKIKSFISGGLQEYGIRSGTENTYGIAGLSEALQLSCCNYYKNIEKIRDLKLYCISELKKIIPDIIFNGLSSDIDKSIPSILNILYPIKKKDHLFYFHLDLMGVSVSKGNSCYSNIPQVSSVIQSITDESLLKKRMPIRISFGIFNEKKDIDVLVTALEKIKTKKNFS, from the coding sequence ATGAAACGAGTATATCTAGATAATGCAGCAACAACTCCTATAAGAAATGAAGTGATCAGAATAATGACCAATATATTAAAATATTCATTTGGGAATCCTTCTTCAGTACAACACAGTTATGGAAGAGAAGCTCGTTCTATCATAGAAGAATCTAGAATTCGTATAGCAAAAAATATAAAGGCATCTCCCCATGAAATTATTTTTACTTCTGGAGGAACTGAAGCAAATAATCTTGTATTACAATCTTCTATATTAGATTTTGGAGTACAACATATTTTGACTTCTAAATTAGAACATCCTTCTGTTTTACAAACAGTATTAGGTTTATATAAGAAATATAAAGTATGTATTAATTTTATTCAAATTCAAAAAAAGGGAATTCTTGATTTAAATCATATGGAAGATCTTTTAAAAAAAAATTACTTAAAAAAAACACTTGTTAGTTTAATGTATGCTAATAATGAGATTGGAAACTTATTAGAATTAGATCAAGTTATTTTCTTATGTAAAAAATATAATGCTTATTTTCATTCAGATACTATTCAAGTTATCGGTAACTTTCCTATACATATGGATAAATTATCCTTAGATTTTGCTACTGCAAGTGCACATAAATTCTATGGACCGAAAGGGGTAGGATTCGTTTTTATAAGAAAACATTTTTTAAAGAAAATAAAATCTTTTATCAGTGGAGGATTACAAGAATATGGAATCCGTTCAGGAACGGAAAATACATATGGGATTGCTGGTCTTTCAGAAGCTTTACAATTATCCTGTTGCAATTATTATAAAAATATAGAAAAAATAAGGGATTTAAAATTATATTGTATTTCTGAATTAAAAAAAATTATTCCAGATATTATTTTTAATGGATTATCATCTGATATTGATAAAAGTATTCCTTCTATATTAAATATTTTATATCCAATAAAAAAAAAAGATCATTTATTCTATTTTCATTTAGATTTGATGGGGGTATCTGTTTCTAAAGGGAATTCATGTTATAGTAATATTCCACAAGTTTCTTCCGTTATTCAATCTATCACAGATGAATCTTTATTGAAAAAAAGGATGCCTATTCGAATTTCATTTGGAATTTTTAACGAAAAAAAAGATATAGATGTTTTAGTAACAGCTTTAGAAAAAATTAAAACAAAAAAAAATTTTTCCTAA
- the rny gene encoding ribonuclease Y: MKIDVGFSILMGVVIGIVSCYFFGKKTILKKYIHLLEKANFQATKIIKNAEKEGESIKKKKMIQAKEKFIELKYKHEKDVHFRERKIIDIENKTREKENRLSKEIEIYFKKNNRLETQIHDYEIKYKILKKKQEEFKNIHKKQVEFLEKISHYSSEEARNELMDIFKEEAKVKAQSHIQNIIEESQLTAKMEAKKIVIQAIQRIGTEETIENAVSVFNIESDDVKGRIIGREGRNIRALEKATGVEIIVDDTPEAILLSCFNPIRREIARLSLHKLVVDGRIHPARIEEIVERTEKQIEEEIVEIGKKNIIDLGIHGIHTELIRMIGRMKYRSSYGQNLLQHSREVAHLSGILASELGLNAKLAKRAGFLHDIGKIPERESEQPHAILGMQWAEKYGENMEICNAIGSHHDEIEMKVLISPIVQIADSISGARPGVRRNSFESYSKRLKNLENIAISFYGVNKAFAIQAGRELRVLVESDKIDDKKAFQLSCDISEKIKNEMTYPGQIKVTVIRETRAVQIAR; encoded by the coding sequence ATGAAAATAGATGTTGGATTTTCGATTCTGATGGGGGTTGTGATTGGAATTGTATCATGTTATTTTTTTGGAAAAAAAACCATTTTAAAAAAATATATTCATCTATTAGAAAAGGCTAATTTTCAAGCAACAAAAATCATCAAAAATGCAGAAAAAGAAGGTGAATCTATAAAAAAAAAGAAAATGATTCAAGCAAAAGAAAAATTTATAGAACTGAAATATAAACATGAAAAAGACGTTCATTTTAGAGAAAGAAAGATAATAGATATAGAAAATAAAACAAGAGAAAAAGAAAATAGATTATCTAAAGAAATAGAAATATATTTTAAAAAAAATAATCGTTTAGAAACACAAATACATGATTATGAAATAAAATATAAAATTCTTAAAAAAAAACAAGAAGAATTTAAAAATATACATAAAAAACAGGTAGAATTTCTTGAAAAAATATCTCATTATTCTTCAGAAGAAGCGAGAAATGAATTAATGGATATTTTTAAAGAAGAAGCTAAAGTGAAAGCTCAATCCCATATACAAAATATTATAGAAGAATCACAATTAACAGCAAAAATGGAAGCAAAAAAGATAGTCATTCAAGCAATTCAAAGAATTGGAACAGAAGAAACTATTGAAAATGCTGTATCTGTTTTTAATATAGAATCAGATGATGTAAAAGGTCGTATCATTGGACGGGAAGGAAGAAATATAAGAGCTTTAGAAAAAGCTACAGGAGTAGAAATTATAGTAGACGATACTCCAGAAGCTATACTTTTATCTTGTTTTAATCCTATACGAAGAGAAATAGCTAGATTATCCCTTCATAAACTAGTAGTAGATGGACGTATTCATCCAGCGAGAATTGAGGAAATCGTGGAAAGAACTGAGAAACAAATTGAAGAAGAAATAGTAGAAATAGGAAAAAAAAATATAATAGACCTAGGTATTCACGGAATACATACGGAATTAATTCGAATGATAGGAAGAATGAAATATCGTTCTTCTTATGGTCAAAATCTTTTACAACATTCCCGTGAAGTTGCACATTTATCAGGAATATTAGCTTCCGAATTAGGTTTAAATGCTAAACTCGCAAAACGAGCAGGATTTCTACATGATATTGGAAAAATTCCTGAAAGAGAATCTGAACAACCCCATGCCATTCTAGGGATGCAATGGGCAGAAAAATATGGAGAAAATATGGAAATTTGTAATGCTATAGGATCACATCATGATGAGATAGAAATGAAAGTATTGATATCTCCTATAGTTCAAATTGCAGATTCTATTAGTGGAGCTCGTCCAGGTGTTAGAAGAAATTCTTTTGAATCCTATTCAAAAAGATTAAAAAACTTGGAAAATATAGCCATTAGTTTTTATGGAGTTAACAAAGCTTTTGCTATACAAGCAGGAAGAGAATTACGTGTTCTGGTAGAGAGTGATAAAATAGATGATAAAAAAGCTTTTCAATTATCTTGTGATATTTCAGAAAAAATCAAAAATGAAATGACTTATCCAGGTCAGATAAAAGTAACAGTGATAAGAGAAACTAGAGCTGTACAAATAGCTAGATAA
- a CDS encoding deoxyhypusine synthase family protein has protein sequence MKDSSITSFVEKYFLHFNALTLLEASKAYKYHIQNDGKMMITLAGAMSTAELGKILAEMIRKDKVHIISCTGANLEEDILNLIAHSHYIKISNYRDLTPYEEKKFLKQGYNRVTDTCIPEKQAFKQLQKHIFKVWVKAKKESKRYFPHEYIYQLLLENILEPYYNIDSKDSWVLAAAKKNLPIVVPGWEDSTIGNIFSSYCMKKLFDPIIIKNGIEYMMYLAKWYQKESVQHKIGFFQIGGGISGDFPICVVPMLSQDVGIYPTPFWAYFCQISDSTTSYGSYSGAIPNEKITWGKLDENTPKFIIESDATIVAPLIFAYVLNM, from the coding sequence ATGAAAGACTCTTCCATTACTTCTTTTGTTGAAAAATACTTTCTTCATTTTAATGCTTTAACTTTATTAGAAGCATCGAAAGCATATAAGTATCATATTCAAAATGATGGAAAAATGATGATTACATTAGCAGGAGCTATGAGTACTGCAGAATTAGGTAAGATTTTAGCTGAAATGATACGAAAAGATAAAGTTCATATTATTTCTTGTACAGGAGCTAATTTAGAAGAAGATATATTGAACTTAATAGCACATTCTCATTATATAAAAATTTCTAATTATAGAGATTTAACCCCATATGAAGAAAAAAAATTTTTAAAACAAGGATATAACAGAGTTACAGATACTTGCATTCCGGAAAAACAAGCTTTTAAACAATTACAAAAACATATTTTTAAAGTTTGGGTAAAAGCTAAAAAAGAATCAAAACGTTATTTTCCTCATGAATATATTTATCAATTATTATTGGAAAATATTTTAGAACCTTACTACAATATAGATTCCAAAGATAGTTGGGTGTTAGCTGCTGCAAAAAAAAATTTACCTATAGTGGTTCCAGGATGGGAAGATAGTACTATAGGTAATATATTTTCTTCATATTGTATGAAAAAATTATTCGACCCCATTATTATAAAAAACGGGATTGAATACATGATGTATTTAGCCAAATGGTATCAAAAAGAATCAGTTCAACACAAAATAGGTTTTTTCCAAATAGGAGGAGGAATTTCTGGAGATTTTCCTATTTGCGTCGTTCCAATGCTTTCACAAGATGTAGGAATTTATCCAACTCCATTTTGGGCATATTTTTGTCAGATTTCTGATTCTACTACTAGTTATGGTTCTTACTCAGGAGCTATTCCAAATGAAAAAATTACTTGGGGTAAATTAGACGAAAATACTCCAAAATTTATTATAGAGTCAGATGCTACTATAGTAGCTCCACTTATTTTTGCATATGTATTAAATATGTAA
- the lpdA gene encoding dihydrolipoyl dehydrogenase produces MNNNSYDLVVIGSGPGGYVSAIRASQLGLRTAIIEKYKNLGGTCLNVGCIPSKSLLDSSKYFFLAKNHYSSHGIFFEKLFFDLKKMMNRKNEIVRNINNGIKFLMKKNKIDVYQGTGSFKTKNILLIKNETSLIKEKQEIQFKFCIISTGSNPSWGPSLNFDIKNKIISSTEALNLNEVPNKLIIIGGGVIGLELGSIFNRLGSEVTIIETMDRIISNMDDSLSIEMKKILEKYSIKIETSLSVTNIIKKNNNHKEILVVAKHNHNGNKIHILGDYCILSIGRTPYTKDLGLENVGIKTDKKGFILVNESLQSVRNNIYAIGDVIGGKMLAHKAEEEGLYAVEHIVGQKPNKLNYNLIPSVIYTYPEVASVGFTEKEIKRNKIEYNIGIFPMKVLGRARASGCIDGFLKIISHKETDEILGVHLIGEHAADMIMEATVAMEFQSSSEDIYRISHPHPTFSESFKEAALLSFENRSIHI; encoded by the coding sequence ATGAATAATAATTCATATGATCTTGTGGTTATCGGTTCTGGTCCTGGTGGATATGTTTCTGCAATTAGAGCAAGTCAATTAGGATTACGTACTGCAATCATAGAAAAATATAAAAATTTAGGAGGAACATGTTTAAATGTTGGATGTATCCCCTCTAAGTCTCTTTTAGATTCTTCTAAATATTTTTTCTTAGCTAAAAATCATTATTCTTCACATGGAATTTTTTTCGAAAAACTATTTTTTGATCTCAAAAAAATGATGAATAGAAAAAATGAAATAGTTAGAAATATAAATAATGGAATAAAATTTCTAATGAAAAAAAATAAAATTGATGTATATCAAGGAACAGGCTCATTTAAAACAAAAAATATTCTTCTTATAAAGAACGAAACCTCGTTAATAAAAGAAAAACAAGAAATACAATTTAAATTTTGCATAATATCTACAGGATCTAACCCTTCATGGGGCCCCTCTTTAAATTTTGATATAAAAAATAAAATTATTTCTTCTACAGAAGCTCTTAATTTAAATGAAGTTCCTAATAAATTAATAATAATTGGAGGGGGTGTTATTGGATTAGAACTTGGTTCTATTTTTAATAGACTAGGAAGTGAAGTAACTATCATAGAAACTATGGATAGAATCATATCAAATATGGATGATTCTTTAAGTATAGAAATGAAAAAAATTTTGGAAAAATATTCTATTAAAATAGAGACTTCTTTATCTGTAACCAATATTATTAAAAAAAATAATAATCATAAAGAAATATTAGTTGTAGCAAAACATAATCATAACGGAAATAAAATTCATATACTAGGAGATTATTGTATCCTATCAATAGGAAGAACTCCATATACAAAAGATCTTGGATTAGAGAATGTTGGAATAAAAACAGATAAAAAAGGATTCATACTAGTGAATGAATCTTTACAAAGTGTAAGAAATAATATATATGCAATTGGAGACGTCATAGGAGGAAAAATGCTTGCTCATAAAGCTGAAGAAGAAGGATTATATGCAGTAGAACATATAGTTGGACAAAAACCAAACAAATTAAATTATAATTTAATTCCATCAGTAATTTATACTTATCCTGAAGTAGCTAGTGTTGGATTCACAGAAAAAGAAATAAAAAGAAATAAAATAGAATACAACATCGGTATTTTTCCTATGAAAGTTTTAGGAAGAGCTCGTGCAAGTGGATGTATTGACGGTTTTTTAAAAATCATTTCTCATAAAGAAACAGATGAAATACTAGGAGTTCATCTGATTGGAGAACATGCTGCAGATATGATAATGGAAGCTACTGTTGCTATGGAATTTCAATCATCTTCAGAAGATATCTATAGAATTAGTCATCCACATCCTACTTTTAGTGAATCATTTAAAGAAGCCGCTTTACTAAGTTTTGAAAATCGTTCTATACATATATAA
- the ung gene encoding uracil-DNA glycosylase, with product MNQKENYNWNLFLKKEYEKPYLKKLLKSINIEYNNFTCFPKKQNILSSLKYCSFQKLKVVILGQDPYYKDHQADGLCFSVPFGVPFPPSLKNIFIEVNNCFKNNSFHSSGSLIPWAKQGVLLLNSILTVRKGNPGSHKKIGWEFFTDQIIQSISNKKKNIVFLLWGKYAKKKISLINLNQDHYVLTTSHPSTFSAHLGFFGSKHFLKTNNFLSSKGKKTIIW from the coding sequence ATGAATCAAAAAGAAAATTATAATTGGAATTTATTTTTAAAAAAGGAATATGAAAAACCTTATTTAAAAAAATTATTGAAATCTATTAATATAGAATATAATAATTTTACCTGTTTTCCTAAAAAACAAAATATTTTATCTTCTTTAAAATATTGTTCTTTCCAAAAATTGAAAGTAGTAATTCTAGGACAAGATCCTTATTATAAGGATCATCAAGCTGATGGTCTTTGTTTTTCTGTTCCATTCGGAGTTCCTTTTCCTCCTTCATTAAAAAATATTTTTATAGAAGTGAACAATTGTTTTAAGAACAATTCATTTCATTCTAGTGGGTCTTTAATTCCTTGGGCAAAACAAGGAGTTTTATTACTTAATTCTATCTTAACAGTAAGAAAAGGGAATCCGGGTTCTCATAAAAAAATAGGATGGGAATTTTTTACAGATCAGATTATACAATCTATTTCCAATAAAAAAAAAAATATTGTTTTTCTTTTATGGGGAAAATATGCTAAAAAAAAAATATCTTTAATCAATCTTAATCAGGATCATTATGTATTAACAACATCTCATCCATCGACTTTTTCTGCTCATCTTGGTTTTTTTGGATCTAAACATTTCTTAAAAACCAATAATTTTTTGAGTAGTAAAGGAAAAAAAACAATTATATGGTAA
- a CDS encoding 4Fe-4S binding protein: MSIKITEECINCGACEEECPNQAIYEGGKKWNMSEGTYLKKNFYFDQKPIKEDIYFIVSEKCTECIGFYDEPQCMIVCPVHCCVTDQMETKEKLFEKKIFLHGN; the protein is encoded by the coding sequence ATGTCCATAAAAATTACAGAAGAATGTATTAATTGTGGAGCTTGTGAAGAGGAATGTCCTAACCAAGCAATTTACGAAGGGGGTAAAAAATGGAATATGTCAGAAGGAACTTATTTAAAAAAAAATTTTTATTTTGATCAAAAACCGATTAAAGAAGATATATACTTTATTGTATCAGAAAAATGTACGGAATGTATTGGTTTTTATGATGAACCACAATGTATGATCGTATGTCCAGTTCATTGTTGTGTTACAGATCAAATGGAAACTAAAGAAAAACTTTTTGAAAAAAAAATTTTTTTACATGGAAATTAA
- a CDS encoding acyl-CoA reductase — MIKTFDKLGFFLREFKKFYTNDQYDSKDIRIFFPFFKKIFQRVTITNSWFRTEDLLITISHWGKILQKEKIKSWIKTYSLKKKKNQSKNVLVIMPGNIPMVGFHDFLCVLLSGHNIIIKLSEEDNLLLPFLCKVIIHENPMLKYKIKFTNNIFSEKFDYVIASGNNNTTRYFEYYFRKYPILLRKRKTSIAVLQNNEQEKELVGLVKDIITYSGRGCRNIGKIFIPYYYNIHLILKKSFVSKYIINNYKYMDNYKYFISIYSMNNIPVKKNNFLIFKEEKNYHSPISVVYYEFYNDLNKLKKIIKKNNQHIQCIVSKNFLEKEICFGKTQYPNLEDYADDIDTIQFLN; from the coding sequence ATGATTAAAACTTTTGATAAACTAGGCTTTTTTTTAAGAGAATTTAAAAAATTTTATACAAATGATCAATATGATTCTAAAGATATCAGAATCTTTTTTCCTTTTTTTAAGAAAATATTTCAAAGAGTAACTATTACGAATAGTTGGTTTAGAACAGAAGATTTATTAATAACTATTTCCCATTGGGGAAAAATTCTTCAAAAAGAAAAAATAAAATCTTGGATAAAGACATATTCTTTAAAAAAGAAAAAAAATCAATCCAAAAATGTACTTGTAATTATGCCTGGAAATATTCCTATGGTGGGATTTCATGATTTTTTATGTGTTCTTTTGTCAGGACATAATATTATAATTAAACTATCTGAAGAGGATAATTTATTACTCCCTTTTTTATGTAAAGTAATAATACATGAAAACCCTATGTTAAAATATAAAATAAAATTTACAAACAATATTTTTTCTGAAAAATTTGACTATGTTATAGCCAGTGGAAACAATAATACAACTCGTTATTTTGAATATTATTTTAGAAAATATCCTATCTTACTTAGAAAAAGAAAAACATCCATAGCTGTATTACAGAATAATGAACAAGAAAAGGAGTTAGTTGGTTTAGTAAAAGACATTATCACTTATTCTGGGAGAGGATGTAGAAATATAGGAAAGATATTTATTCCTTACTATTATAATATTCATTTGATTTTAAAAAAATCATTTGTATCTAAATATATAATAAATAACTATAAATATATGGATAATTATAAATATTTTATTTCTATTTATTCTATGAATAATATTCCCGTTAAAAAAAATAACTTTCTGATCTTTAAAGAAGAAAAAAATTATCATAGTCCAATATCTGTAGTTTATTATGAATTTTATAACGATTTAAATAAGTTAAAAAAAATAATAAAAAAAAATAATCAACATATACAATGTATAGTATCTAAAAACTTTTTAGAAAAAGAAATATGTTTTGGAAAAACACAATATCCTAATTTAGAAGATTATGCAGATGATATAGATACAATTCAATTTTTAAATTGA
- the ribD gene encoding bifunctional diaminohydroxyphosphoribosylaminopyrimidine deaminase/5-amino-6-(5-phosphoribosylamino)uracil reductase RibD: MKYQKIFMKRALQLAKNGLGFTSPNPMVGCVIERNGFVLSEGWHYKKGKDHAEVNAINKIKNQEVLLDSTLYVTLEPCVHFGKTPPCVDLIIKKHIPRVVVGIQDPCDKIKGLGIQKLREYGIEVIEDVLKDQCRILNKRFFTFFEKNRPYIILKWAQSNDGFIHLKNKKNICISGIYARQLNHKWRSEEDSILVGRKTVLNDNPRLNVREWVGKNPIRIFFDKKLSISSSYFVLDGSQRTIVFTEKMKENKKNIEYVQISFENEIVNQILFYLYKKKILSIIVEGGRKTLESFIKKNIWDECRIFICNNRNGTFKRGLRAPLIEGKILKKMNLDKDKLIFLSSYNNDELQFKN, encoded by the coding sequence ATGAAATACCAAAAAATATTTATGAAGAGAGCTCTACAACTAGCAAAAAATGGATTAGGATTTACTTCTCCAAATCCTATGGTAGGATGTGTAATAGAAAGAAATGGTTTTGTTCTTTCAGAAGGGTGGCATTATAAAAAAGGGAAGGATCATGCTGAAGTAAATGCTATTAATAAAATAAAGAATCAAGAAGTCCTTCTTGATTCTACTTTGTACGTCACATTAGAACCATGTGTCCATTTTGGAAAAACCCCTCCTTGTGTTGACTTAATAATAAAAAAACATATTCCAAGAGTAGTAGTAGGAATACAGGATCCTTGTGATAAAATAAAAGGATTAGGTATTCAAAAATTAAGAGAATACGGAATAGAAGTTATAGAAGATGTTTTAAAAGATCAATGTCGAATTTTAAATAAACGTTTTTTTACTTTTTTCGAAAAAAATCGTCCTTATATTATTTTAAAATGGGCTCAAAGCAATGATGGATTTATTCATTTAAAGAATAAAAAAAACATTTGTATTAGCGGAATATATGCTAGACAATTAAACCATAAGTGGAGATCTGAAGAGGATAGTATTTTAGTAGGAAGAAAAACAGTGTTAAATGATAATCCTAGGTTAAATGTTAGAGAATGGGTTGGAAAAAATCCAATACGAATTTTTTTCGATAAAAAATTAAGTATTTCTTCTTCTTATTTTGTTTTAGACGGATCACAACGTACAATTGTATTTACAGAAAAAATGAAAGAAAATAAAAAAAATATAGAATATGTTCAAATATCTTTTGAAAACGAAATCGTAAACCAAATATTATTTTATTTATATAAAAAAAAAATATTGTCTATCATTGTAGAAGGAGGAAGAAAAACATTGGAAAGTTTTATTAAAAAAAATATTTGGGATGAATGTAGAATTTTTATTTGTAACAATAGAAATGGAACCTTTAAAAGAGGGCTTAGAGCCCCTCTAATAGAAGGAAAAATATTAAAAAAAATGAATCTTGATAAAGATAAACTGATTTTTTTATCTTCATATAATAATGACGAACTTCAATTTAAAAATTGA
- a CDS encoding shikimate dehydrogenase family protein, which yields MKNYKFIFGLIGKDIHYSFSRDFFLKKFKKETIIDTDYQIFDIPDIEKVSIVFKNPYLKGCNVTIPYKISIIPFLTRMIPEAELIGSINVIKICNGHRIGYNTDAIGFELSFKKNLHKMFKNDLRALILGTGGVSKTVSFVLKKLEISYQYVSRKKNKDFFTYEEINKDILEQYKIVINCTPLGSFPNIHYYPPIPYQYVSPEHYFYDLIYNPNKTIFLEKAEKRGAIIKNGLEMLYLQAEESWKIWNS from the coding sequence ATGAAAAATTATAAATTTATTTTTGGACTAATTGGAAAAGATATTCATTATTCTTTTTCAAGAGATTTTTTTTTGAAAAAATTTAAGAAGGAAACTATTATTGATACAGATTATCAAATTTTTGATATTCCAGACATAGAAAAGGTGTCCATTGTGTTTAAGAATCCATATTTAAAAGGGTGTAATGTCACCATTCCATATAAAATCAGTATTATTCCTTTTCTAACTAGAATGATTCCGGAAGCGGAATTGATAGGATCTATAAATGTTATAAAAATATGTAATGGACATAGAATAGGATATAATACGGATGCTATAGGTTTTGAATTATCTTTTAAAAAAAATCTTCATAAAATGTTTAAAAATGATTTAAGAGCATTAATTTTAGGAACTGGAGGAGTATCTAAAACTGTTTCTTTTGTTTTGAAAAAATTAGAAATATCTTATCAATATGTTTCCAGAAAAAAAAACAAAGATTTCTTTACTTATGAAGAAATAAATAAAGATATATTAGAACAATATAAAATTGTTATTAATTGCACTCCTTTAGGATCATTTCCTAATATTCATTACTATCCTCCTATTCCTTACCAATATGTATCTCCTGAACATTATTTTTATGATTTAATTTATAATCCCAACAAAACTATTTTTTTAGAAAAAGCAGAAAAGAGAGGAGCCATAATTAAAAATGGGTTAGAAATGTTATATCTACAAGCGGAAGAATCTTGGAAAATATGGAATTCATAA
- the rpsU gene encoding 30S ribosomal protein S21, translated as MILITTIREGESIDKALKKCKKKFDKTRILKEFREKQQYIKPSEGRRNEILRAKYRERMKLKKEE; from the coding sequence ATGATTTTAATTACCACAATTAGAGAAGGAGAATCGATCGATAAAGCCTTAAAAAAATGTAAAAAAAAATTTGACAAAACTCGTATTCTAAAAGAATTTAGAGAAAAACAACAATATATAAAACCTTCTGAGGGAAGAAGAAATGAAATATTAAGAGCAAAATATAGAGAACGTATGAAATTGAAAAAAGAAGAATAA